A section of the Cutibacterium granulosum genome encodes:
- a CDS encoding esterase/lipase family protein, translating into MKLTQALRTITIAASAAAIGLIPMAGAQAHAAPASDATTSTTSANTGYSGYTPEEAAFLKTVEVKGSPGGVPSGNDAPAKKLTYTASLYSATHPGTNPSGANDFSCKPRKGQNPVVLIPGTNTDAYTAWSMYTPQLRARGFCAFSANFNGLPWLSSVDYTGDIRKSAKATSIFIDRVLRETGSKKVDIIGWSQGGGSQPNYYIQKLGGDKKVGKMIGIAPANHGVGAPIIAKWINKALPHKTHASIEDAAKSVHMAAYTQQMGSSELMKEIYHSGKVTRPGVEYTNIEGKYDYVVAPYKNAFIREPGVKNITVQNICPQDHASHINFPYDTNVSQMVFNTLDPDNAKPVKCKYQPFIG; encoded by the coding sequence ATGAAACTCACACAAGCTCTTCGCACCATCACCATAGCCGCCTCCGCTGCAGCCATCGGCCTGATTCCCATGGCCGGGGCGCAGGCACACGCCGCACCGGCGTCCGACGCCACGACCAGCACCACTTCTGCGAACACCGGTTACTCCGGCTACACACCCGAGGAGGCCGCGTTCCTCAAGACCGTCGAGGTCAAGGGCAGCCCGGGCGGCGTACCCTCCGGCAACGACGCCCCTGCCAAGAAACTCACCTACACCGCATCCCTGTACTCCGCAACCCACCCCGGCACGAACCCCTCGGGTGCCAACGACTTCTCCTGCAAACCCAGAAAGGGACAAAACCCAGTCGTCCTCATCCCAGGCACCAACACCGACGCATACACAGCCTGGTCAATGTACACACCACAACTACGTGCCCGCGGATTCTGCGCCTTCTCGGCGAACTTCAACGGCCTGCCCTGGCTGTCAAGCGTCGACTACACCGGCGACATCCGCAAGTCTGCCAAGGCCACCTCGATCTTCATCGACCGCGTGCTACGCGAAACCGGCTCCAAAAAGGTCGACATCATCGGATGGTCCCAGGGCGGCGGATCCCAACCGAACTACTACATCCAGAAGCTCGGCGGTGACAAGAAGGTCGGCAAGATGATCGGCATCGCCCCCGCCAACCACGGCGTCGGCGCACCCATCATCGCCAAATGGATCAACAAGGCCCTGCCCCACAAGACCCACGCCTCGATCGAGGATGCCGCCAAGTCCGTCCACATGGCGGCCTACACCCAACAGATGGGCTCCTCAGAACTCATGAAGGAGATCTACCACAGCGGCAAGGTCACCCGCCCCGGAGTGGAGTACACCAACATCGAGGGCAAATACGACTACGTCGTGGCACCCTACAAAAATGCATTCATCCGTGAGCCCGGCGTGAAGAACATCACCGTCCAGAACATCTGCCCACAAGACCACGCAAGCCACATCAACTTCCCCTACGACACCAACGTCTCCCAGATGGTGTTCAACACACTCGACCCCGACAACGCCAAACCCGTCAAGTGCAAGTACCAGCCCTTCATCGGCTGA
- a CDS encoding esterase/lipase family protein has protein sequence MRMNRLRATFLAVTASIALMGTTATAFAGPPEDITPEHPGGVAAPHSPEGIPSNIEGPSMSRLLPAIRFANRHPGTKVPGTNDFTCKPRKGTHPVVLVPGTTEDAFITWSYYGPRLQQAGLCVYTFNYNPMTHPLMEASATTGNIYSTAAFMAHFVDKVLKATGADKVDLIGHSQGGGPLPRAYIKYYGGDKKVNHLIGLVPSNKGTSLLGIEKFFNKTGKPANTILTAVAKHMNMESVPQQLQGSTFLKELNDGGMTFPGIKYTVIATRFDNRVFPWTNALIPEPGVKNIVIQDVCHLDFSVHTNITYDPMTFQVVFNALAPDRATPVRCSVRPLT, from the coding sequence ATGAGGATGAACAGACTACGTGCGACCTTCCTTGCCGTGACGGCCTCTATCGCACTCATGGGTACGACTGCCACGGCCTTCGCGGGCCCGCCGGAGGACATCACTCCAGAGCATCCGGGTGGAGTGGCTGCACCCCACAGCCCCGAGGGAATCCCCTCGAACATTGAGGGACCGAGCATGTCCAGGTTGCTCCCCGCAATCAGGTTCGCGAATAGGCACCCTGGTACCAAGGTGCCCGGCACCAACGACTTCACCTGCAAACCACGGAAAGGCACCCACCCCGTCGTCCTCGTTCCGGGCACCACCGAGGACGCCTTCATCACGTGGTCGTACTACGGACCGCGTCTGCAGCAAGCAGGGCTCTGCGTCTACACCTTCAACTACAACCCGATGACCCATCCGCTCATGGAGGCTTCCGCGACCACCGGCAACATCTACTCCACTGCAGCCTTCATGGCACACTTCGTGGACAAGGTTCTCAAGGCCACCGGTGCCGACAAGGTCGATCTCATCGGCCACTCACAGGGAGGCGGCCCCCTGCCACGCGCCTACATCAAGTACTACGGCGGTGACAAGAAGGTCAACCATCTCATCGGATTGGTTCCGTCCAACAAGGGTACGAGCCTGCTGGGCATTGAGAAATTCTTCAACAAGACCGGCAAACCGGCCAACACCATCCTCACCGCCGTGGCGAAGCACATGAACATGGAATCCGTACCCCAGCAATTGCAGGGCTCCACGTTCCTCAAGGAACTCAACGACGGCGGAATGACCTTCCCGGGTATCAAGTACACCGTCATCGCCACCCGCTTCGACAACCGGGTGTTTCCGTGGACGAATGCGCTCATCCCGGAACCGGGAGTCAAGAACATCGTCATCCAGGATGTCTGCCACCTGGACTTCAGCGTCCACACGAACATCACCTACGATCCGATGACGTTCCAGGTCGTCTTCAACGCCCTCGCGCCCGATCGGGCCACTCCGGTCAGGTGCTCCGTACGTCCGCTCACCTGA
- the coaA gene encoding type I pantothenate kinase translates to MNLTPTTPVDDDNTEPGPYIELSRHAWADLAESTEIDIDDETLERIRGLGDPTDQTDVAEVYRPLTQLIHLYCMHTGSLFEASNAYLQLQDHQMRRTPFVIGVAGSVAVGKSTTARLLKELLARSPRRPKVDLVPTDGFLYPNAVLEEHGILDRKGFPESYDRKALLKFVVDVKSGAPEVVAPVYSHVEYDIVAGEQRVVRQPDVLIIEGLNVLQPPRLRSNGTMGLTLSDFFDFSVYIDADEQDIMSWYINRFLTLRQTAFTNPHSFFSEYAKLPDEEAIDIARSIWRRINLPNLTQNIRPTRGRATAILHKGPDHEVKNVWIRKI, encoded by the coding sequence ATGAACTTGACTCCCACCACACCCGTCGATGACGACAACACCGAACCGGGGCCCTACATCGAATTGTCCCGACACGCATGGGCAGATCTCGCTGAAAGCACCGAGATCGACATCGACGACGAGACATTGGAACGCATCCGAGGGCTGGGCGACCCGACCGACCAGACCGACGTGGCCGAGGTCTACCGGCCGCTGACGCAGCTCATCCATCTGTACTGCATGCACACGGGGAGTCTCTTCGAGGCCTCCAACGCATATCTGCAGCTCCAGGACCACCAGATGCGACGCACTCCGTTCGTCATCGGAGTGGCAGGGTCGGTGGCGGTCGGAAAATCCACGACAGCCCGCCTGCTCAAGGAATTGCTGGCCCGCTCACCGAGACGTCCCAAGGTGGATCTGGTGCCCACCGATGGGTTCCTGTATCCCAATGCCGTGCTCGAGGAGCACGGCATCCTGGACCGCAAGGGTTTCCCGGAATCCTATGACCGCAAGGCGCTGCTGAAATTCGTCGTGGACGTGAAGTCCGGTGCCCCGGAGGTGGTGGCACCGGTCTACTCCCACGTGGAGTACGACATCGTTGCTGGTGAGCAGCGAGTGGTTCGTCAACCCGATGTCCTCATCATCGAGGGTCTCAACGTCCTGCAGCCACCCAGGCTGCGCAGCAATGGGACGATGGGTCTGACGCTGAGCGATTTCTTCGACTTCTCCGTCTACATCGACGCCGATGAGCAGGACATCATGAGTTGGTACATCAACCGCTTCCTCACCCTGCGTCAGACGGCATTCACCAACCCGCACTCCTTCTTCAGCGAGTACGCGAAGTTGCCCGACGAGGAGGCGATCGACATCGCCAGATCCATTTGGCGACGGATCAACCTGCCCAATCTCACCCAGAACATCCGGCCCACCCGCGGCCGGGCCACCGCGATTCTCCACAAGGGCCCGGATCACGAGGTGAAGAACGTGTGGATCCGAAAGATTTGA
- the glmM gene encoding phosphoglucosamine mutase, whose amino-acid sequence MARLFGTDGVRGVANQDLTAELALDLSVAAAHVLGEAGAFGHRQPTALVARDPRASGEFLEAAVCAGLASAGVDVVRVGVIPTPAAAYLVGELGTDLGVMLSASHNPMPDNGIKFFQRGGIKLVDDLEDAIEERMGEPWQRPIGAEVGRIHASSSAVDTYVNHLVCSLRQEDALKGLKIVLDCANGASSMTGPAAFRAQGADVVAIHNSPDGININASCGSTHPEILQAKVVEEGADLGLAFDGDADRCLAVDHEGHLVDGDQILAILALALQEDHRLASNTVVATIMSNLGLTLAMREHDISVDQTKVGDRYVLESMNANGFSLGGEQSGHVIMSEFATTGDGVLTGLHVAARVARTGRTLKELGSVMTRLPQSLINVRGVDKLRAGIDPDVNKAVSDANHQLGDTGRVVLRPSGTEPVVRVMVEAGTQSEADQICEQLAGIVKEKLAI is encoded by the coding sequence GTGGCACGACTATTTGGAACTGATGGAGTACGCGGTGTGGCCAACCAGGACCTCACCGCTGAACTGGCCCTCGACCTCTCGGTCGCAGCGGCCCACGTCCTGGGCGAAGCAGGAGCATTCGGACACCGCCAGCCCACCGCGCTGGTGGCCCGCGATCCACGAGCCTCGGGTGAGTTCCTCGAAGCTGCGGTGTGTGCTGGCCTGGCATCGGCCGGGGTCGATGTGGTGCGAGTGGGAGTCATCCCCACCCCGGCAGCCGCCTATCTGGTGGGTGAGCTGGGAACGGATCTCGGCGTTATGCTCTCTGCCTCGCACAACCCCATGCCCGACAACGGCATCAAGTTCTTCCAGCGTGGCGGGATCAAGCTCGTCGACGATCTCGAGGACGCCATCGAGGAGCGGATGGGGGAGCCGTGGCAGCGTCCGATCGGTGCCGAGGTGGGACGCATCCATGCCTCCTCGAGCGCGGTGGACACCTACGTCAACCATCTGGTGTGTTCCCTGCGTCAGGAGGACGCCCTCAAGGGGCTCAAGATCGTCTTGGACTGTGCCAACGGCGCCTCGTCCATGACCGGCCCGGCAGCTTTCCGCGCCCAGGGTGCCGACGTCGTCGCCATCCACAACAGCCCGGACGGCATCAACATCAACGCCTCCTGCGGATCGACCCACCCCGAAATCCTGCAGGCCAAGGTGGTTGAGGAGGGGGCCGACCTCGGGCTGGCCTTCGACGGTGACGCCGACCGGTGTCTGGCAGTCGATCACGAGGGCCACCTCGTCGACGGTGACCAGATTCTCGCCATCCTCGCCCTGGCTCTGCAGGAGGACCATCGTCTGGCGTCCAACACCGTGGTTGCCACGATCATGAGCAATCTCGGTCTCACCCTGGCCATGCGTGAGCACGACATCTCCGTCGACCAGACGAAGGTGGGGGACCGCTACGTGCTGGAGTCCATGAACGCCAACGGATTCTCACTCGGTGGGGAGCAGTCCGGCCACGTCATCATGAGTGAGTTCGCCACCACTGGCGACGGCGTCCTCACCGGCCTGCACGTGGCTGCTCGGGTGGCTCGCACTGGCAGGACACTCAAGGAACTCGGCTCGGTGATGACGCGCCTGCCCCAGTCGCTCATCAATGTTCGTGGTGTCGACAAGTTGCGTGCCGGCATCGATCCCGACGTCAACAAGGCCGTCTCCGACGCCAACCACCAGCTGGGCGACACCGGTCGCGTCGTGCTGCGCCCCTCCGGCACCGAGCCGGTGGTGCGCGTCATGGTGGAGGCTGGCACCCAGAGTGAGGCTGACCAGATCTGTGAGCAGCTCGCTGGGATCGTCAAGGAGAAACTGGCCATCTGA
- the rpsI gene encoding 30S ribosomal protein S9, with the protein MTENANENLETEVKPFTEGDHEIAYRTDSNPSVASGDAIRPAVVAPGHGTGRRKQAIARVRLIPGTGEWKINGRTLDEYFPNKVHQQIVSEPFATTGMEGNYDVVARIVGGGVTGQAGALRLGVARALNAIDAEASRPALKKAGMLTRDARVKERKKAGLKKARKAPQYSKR; encoded by the coding sequence GTGACTGAGAACGCCAATGAGAACCTCGAGACCGAGGTGAAGCCCTTCACCGAGGGCGATCATGAAATCGCATACCGCACCGACTCCAACCCGTCGGTGGCCTCCGGGGACGCCATCCGTCCAGCCGTCGTGGCTCCGGGCCACGGCACGGGCCGCCGCAAGCAGGCCATCGCCCGCGTCCGTCTGATCCCCGGCACCGGCGAGTGGAAGATCAACGGCCGCACCCTTGATGAGTACTTCCCCAACAAGGTGCACCAGCAGATCGTCTCCGAGCCCTTCGCCACCACTGGCATGGAGGGCAACTACGACGTCGTCGCCCGTATCGTCGGGGGCGGCGTGACGGGTCAGGCCGGCGCCCTGCGCTTGGGGGTGGCTCGTGCCCTCAACGCCATTGACGCCGAGGCATCTCGCCCGGCACTGAAGAAGGCCGGCATGCTCACCCGCGATGCCCGCGTCAAGGAACGCAAGAAGGCTGGTCTCAAGAAGGCCCGCAAGGCTCCGCAGTACTCGAAGCGTTGA
- the rplM gene encoding 50S ribosomal protein L13, whose amino-acid sequence MTTYSPKAGEVTRNWWVIDAQDIVLGKVAVNAANLLRGKHKPQYAPHVDTGDFVIVVNASKIAVTGDKANKSLRHDHSGRPGGLRTTTIGELLEKNPRRAVERAVWGMMPKNKLSRQQMGKLKVYSGPEHPHTAQKPQPYAITQIAQ is encoded by the coding sequence GTGACCACCTACAGCCCCAAGGCCGGAGAGGTGACGCGGAACTGGTGGGTCATCGACGCTCAAGACATCGTCCTGGGCAAGGTGGCCGTCAATGCCGCGAACCTCCTGCGCGGCAAGCACAAGCCGCAGTACGCCCCCCACGTCGACACCGGTGACTTCGTCATCGTCGTCAATGCCTCCAAGATCGCCGTCACCGGCGACAAGGCCAACAAGTCGCTGCGCCACGACCACTCCGGTCGTCCCGGCGGCCTGCGCACCACGACGATCGGCGAGCTCCTCGAGAAGAATCCGCGTCGTGCCGTCGAGCGCGCCGTGTGGGGCATGATGCCCAAGAACAAGCTGTCCCGTCAGCAGATGGGCAAGCTCAAGGTGTACAGCGGACCTGAGCACCCGCACACCGCCCAGAAGCCGCAGCCCTACGCGATCACCCAGATCGCTCAGTGA
- a CDS encoding YccF domain-containing protein: protein MRTFLNILWVVLGGWLLALEYLLIGLFSCIFIVTIPAGVACFRMSRYALWPFGRDVVAKPGVGGGSTAMNVVWFIVAGLWLAVGHVIVALAQALTIVGIMNAVVSIKMIPVTCFPFGKEIVKQP, encoded by the coding sequence GTGCGTACCTTCCTCAACATTCTGTGGGTGGTGCTCGGCGGCTGGCTGCTGGCCCTCGAGTATCTGCTCATCGGTCTGTTCTCCTGCATCTTCATCGTGACGATTCCGGCTGGGGTCGCGTGTTTTCGGATGTCCCGTTACGCCCTCTGGCCGTTCGGGCGAGACGTCGTCGCCAAGCCGGGGGTGGGTGGCGGCAGCACGGCCATGAACGTCGTGTGGTTCATCGTCGCTGGGCTGTGGCTGGCCGTCGGGCACGTCATCGTGGCCCTGGCTCAGGCGCTCACCATTGTCGGAATCATGAACGCCGTCGTCTCGATCAAGATGATCCCCGTGACGTGTTTCCCGTTCGGCAAGGAGATCGTCAAGCAGCCCTGA
- the trmB gene encoding tRNA (guanosine(46)-N7)-methyltransferase TrmB — protein MVTPSEHTSPPHVRPAEPTSAPSSEAGRRNDSTETSPGPTQQSPGPPTHHPGLGVQVSAGANRGGTPFRRGVVSFVRRSPRMNVSQQKALDRLSDRYLVDVPRDTTSTSVAAGSTLDVAGIFGRTAPLTVEIGSGSGDTLAAVAAAHPDRDFIGFEVYLPSIATTLNKLAEKGVSNARVIMADAAAGLEHLFVAGQLDEVWTFFPDPWRKKRHHKRRIVNPDTIDLVTSRVRPGGLWRLATDWQDYADWMLDLLGHDDRLESVGAQPGPRWTERPLTRYENKGVTSGRVVHDFTWRVRTVESAS, from the coding sequence ATCGTGACACCGAGCGAACACACTTCCCCACCCCACGTTCGTCCCGCCGAGCCAACCTCTGCCCCCAGCTCCGAGGCCGGGCGACGGAACGACTCAACCGAGACCTCGCCCGGCCCCACCCAGCAATCCCCCGGCCCTCCAACACACCATCCCGGACTGGGGGTGCAGGTCTCGGCTGGTGCAAATCGTGGCGGCACCCCATTTCGCCGCGGAGTCGTGTCGTTCGTACGCCGTTCCCCACGTATGAACGTCTCCCAGCAGAAGGCCCTGGACAGACTTTCGGACCGCTACCTCGTCGACGTCCCCCGTGACACGACGAGCACCTCGGTGGCTGCCGGATCCACGCTGGACGTCGCGGGGATCTTCGGCAGGACAGCTCCGCTCACCGTCGAGATCGGATCCGGGTCCGGGGACACCCTGGCCGCCGTGGCTGCCGCCCACCCGGACCGTGACTTCATCGGGTTCGAGGTCTACCTGCCCTCCATCGCCACCACGTTGAACAAGCTGGCGGAGAAGGGCGTCTCCAATGCGCGCGTCATCATGGCCGATGCCGCCGCCGGACTGGAGCATCTGTTCGTTGCAGGGCAGCTGGATGAGGTGTGGACCTTCTTCCCCGATCCGTGGCGCAAGAAACGTCACCACAAGCGCCGGATCGTCAACCCGGACACCATCGACCTGGTCACCTCGCGAGTCCGCCCGGGTGGGTTGTGGCGGCTGGCCACCGACTGGCAGGACTACGCCGACTGGATGCTCGATCTGCTGGGTCACGATGACAGGCTGGAGTCGGTCGGTGCGCAACCCGGGCCGCGCTGGACGGAGCGCCCTCTCACTCGCTACGAGAACAAGGGGGTCACCTCGGGACGGGTGGTGCACGACTTCACCTGGCGGGTGCGCACCGTGGAGTCGGCCTCATGA
- a CDS encoding tRNA pseudouridine synthase A — translation MTRWRLDISYDGANFSGWARQPHLRTVQGELETWIPRVLRLDRPTPLTVAGRTDSGVHARGQVAHVDLPDGLDPRADLHRRLPRVLDPDLVVREITEVPSTFDARFSALWRRYVYRVWDADSVPDPLLRSHVVTVRERLDLDALNGAGQSLLGLRDFAAFCKHREGATTIRTLMDCHAVRRGSTPGPAHTNHDGPLPDQHAGPVHGGETTQDCMAQDCMAQGNTTRRCMTRGEAESRPIKVTRSTGADEAAGTIEITVLADAFCHSMVRSLVGALTAVASGKRDQAWLDEVMTSSRRHSSVLVMPAAGLTLEEVGYPDEDGLAARAAQARARRSQEDLDAARSGTAGSLPGAPPVPGTSHGTTGPAVTESAAREETCW, via the coding sequence ATGACTCGTTGGCGCCTGGACATCTCCTACGACGGGGCGAACTTCTCGGGCTGGGCACGCCAGCCGCACCTGCGCACCGTGCAGGGCGAGTTGGAGACCTGGATCCCCCGCGTCCTGCGTCTCGACCGCCCCACCCCGTTGACGGTGGCGGGACGCACGGACTCCGGGGTGCACGCTCGCGGTCAGGTGGCCCACGTCGACCTGCCGGACGGCCTCGATCCGCGTGCCGACCTGCACCGGCGTCTGCCCCGAGTGCTGGACCCAGACCTCGTGGTGCGCGAGATCACCGAGGTGCCGTCAACATTTGACGCTCGATTCTCCGCCCTGTGGCGTCGCTACGTGTACCGGGTCTGGGACGCCGACTCGGTTCCCGACCCGTTGCTGCGCAGCCACGTCGTCACCGTGCGGGAGCGACTCGATCTCGACGCCCTCAACGGTGCCGGGCAGTCGCTGCTGGGCCTGCGTGATTTCGCAGCATTCTGCAAGCACCGCGAGGGTGCCACGACGATACGCACCCTCATGGACTGCCATGCCGTGCGTCGAGGATCCACACCTGGTCCTGCTCACACCAACCACGATGGTCCACTGCCCGACCAGCACGCCGGCCCGGTCCACGGGGGCGAGACGACACAGGACTGCATGGCACAGGACTGCATGGCGCAGGGCAACACGACACGACGCTGCATGACACGGGGCGAGGCAGAATCACGACCCATCAAAGTCACGCGGAGCACTGGAGCCGACGAAGCCGCAGGGACGATCGAGATCACCGTCCTGGCCGACGCATTCTGTCATTCCATGGTGCGCTCCCTGGTCGGGGCGCTGACGGCGGTGGCTTCCGGCAAACGTGACCAGGCCTGGTTGGATGAGGTCATGACCTCATCACGACGGCACTCCTCGGTACTGGTGATGCCAGCTGCCGGACTCACCCTGGAGGAGGTGGGTTACCCCGACGAGGATGGTTTGGCAGCTCGGGCCGCGCAGGCCAGGGCCCGACGCAGCCAGGAAGATCTCGACGCGGCACGCAGCGGCACGGCGGGCTCCCTACCCGGTGCGCCACCGGTTCCCGGCACCTCTCATGGCACGACGGGGCCAGCCGTCACCGAGTCCGCAGCGCGTGAGGAGACCTGCTGGTGA
- a CDS encoding class I SAM-dependent methyltransferase: MSHYFQTPTEPTRKHTIDVTIWGRRYPLTTSDGVFSMSRLDKGTAVLLNELDPPNGLTEPAVPGEAVAAEPPATCREPRTFLDLGCGYGPICCALADQVPQARVIGVDVNDQAIRLANLNARRLGLTDRLVAMRPEEVDPAQRFDEIWSNPPIRIGKAALHEMLLTWLGHLTDAGVAHLVVGKNLGADSLARWLNEQGWPTQRVASSKGFRVLDVRRGRDAPSPGGNEPVRQP; this comes from the coding sequence GTGAGTCACTACTTCCAGACCCCCACCGAACCGACCCGGAAGCACACCATCGACGTCACCATCTGGGGGCGCCGCTACCCGCTGACGACCTCGGACGGCGTCTTCTCGATGTCACGTCTGGACAAGGGAACCGCCGTGCTGCTCAACGAGCTCGACCCGCCCAACGGACTCACCGAGCCAGCCGTACCCGGGGAAGCTGTGGCGGCCGAACCGCCCGCCACGTGCCGCGAGCCACGTACCTTCCTCGACCTGGGGTGTGGTTACGGCCCCATCTGCTGTGCCCTGGCCGATCAGGTGCCCCAGGCCCGGGTCATCGGGGTGGACGTCAACGATCAGGCCATACGCCTGGCCAACCTCAATGCGCGGCGTCTCGGACTCACCGACCGCCTGGTGGCCATGCGACCTGAGGAGGTCGACCCCGCGCAGCGTTTCGACGAGATCTGGTCGAACCCGCCGATCCGCATCGGGAAGGCGGCCCTGCACGAAATGCTGCTCACCTGGCTCGGCCATCTCACCGACGCAGGCGTCGCACACCTGGTCGTGGGCAAGAACCTGGGGGCCGACTCCCTGGCCCGCTGGCTCAACGAGCAGGGGTGGCCCACCCAGCGAGTGGCCAGTTCCAAGGGATTCCGTGTCCTCGACGTGCGTCGAGGCCGAGATGCCCCGTCCCCCGGTGGGAACGAGCCGGTACGGCAGCCCTGA
- a CDS encoding CbiQ family ECF transporter T component — MTVNHETLTTHPWAWWAWAMGAAAAVSLTNNPLLIALIAGAVILVVANRRTDDPWARSAGTYLKLAGIIIVIRMVFIIFFGANRTGTVLFTLPSLTLPDWAAGIALGGPVALEAIVGTGYEALRLATMLACFGAANSLANPRRALKSVPAALHDISTAVVVALSVFPQIIVSVGRVRRARRLRGGRVTGYRAVNSIVIPVLEDAVESSMFLARGMESRGYGRTRDNRRVRPGTGALLVVSLMLLTIAIYFILANPSGYLAPDPATCGPGTLCAALFGNRFGQRIGILAALVSLVGVTIGLRSSGRRLGVSRYRPDPWTTRSILAALCGMFALAVTVGLSRHAPTALTIGTVPLTWPVLHPVMLIIAAIVAAPGFFTQRPLRNPHTVDDARELRKDTE, encoded by the coding sequence GTGACCGTCAACCACGAGACCCTCACCACCCATCCGTGGGCCTGGTGGGCATGGGCCATGGGTGCGGCGGCAGCCGTGAGCCTGACGAACAACCCGCTGCTCATCGCGCTGATCGCAGGTGCCGTCATCCTCGTCGTCGCCAACCGGCGCACCGACGATCCGTGGGCACGATCGGCCGGCACGTACCTCAAACTCGCTGGGATCATCATCGTCATACGGATGGTCTTCATCATCTTCTTCGGCGCCAACCGCACGGGAACCGTCCTGTTCACCCTTCCCAGCCTCACCCTCCCCGACTGGGCAGCAGGGATCGCCTTGGGCGGGCCGGTGGCCCTTGAAGCGATCGTGGGCACCGGTTACGAGGCGCTGCGGCTGGCGACGATGCTGGCCTGCTTCGGGGCGGCGAACTCACTGGCGAACCCCCGTCGTGCCCTCAAGTCGGTACCGGCAGCCTTGCATGACATCTCGACCGCCGTCGTCGTCGCCCTGTCGGTCTTTCCCCAGATCATCGTGTCGGTGGGGCGAGTTCGACGAGCCAGACGCCTGCGTGGTGGACGAGTCACGGGCTACCGGGCCGTCAACTCCATCGTCATCCCCGTATTGGAGGACGCCGTGGAGTCGTCGATGTTCCTGGCTCGCGGAATGGAATCGCGTGGCTATGGCCGCACCCGTGACAACCGCCGGGTGCGACCGGGCACCGGTGCCCTGCTCGTCGTCTCCCTCATGCTACTGACGATCGCCATCTACTTCATTCTGGCCAACCCCAGCGGCTACCTTGCCCCCGACCCAGCCACCTGTGGCCCCGGCACCCTGTGTGCAGCCTTGTTCGGGAACCGATTCGGCCAACGCATCGGCATCCTCGCTGCCCTCGTCTCCCTGGTTGGTGTGACGATCGGACTGCGTTCCTCGGGACGCCGGCTGGGGGTGAGCAGGTACCGCCCTGACCCGTGGACGACCCGGTCTATCCTCGCGGCACTGTGCGGGATGTTTGCTCTGGCAGTGACGGTCGGACTGTCGCGGCACGCCCCCACCGCATTGACCATCGGCACGGTGCCCCTCACCTGGCCGGTCCTGCACCCGGTCATGTTGATCATCGCGGCGATCGTCGCAGCCCCCGGTTTCTTCACTCAACGCCCGCTGAGAAACCCGCACACCGTCGATGATGCCCGTGAGCTCCGGAAGGATACCGA